In Carassius carassius chromosome 38, fCarCar2.1, whole genome shotgun sequence, the genomic stretch ATCGGCTTTCTCAGCTGCAAATGAAGACAGAAAAGCATCAGAGAAGTGGCCTTGGAATAAACCAGTGATTGAGAAGAGCCGTGAAAGCTGCTGCAGTAATGCTGCTGTAAGTAGGATGTGAATGTACCTTGTTGTTGAGAGGGAGAAGCTCCTTTGAGATGATTGTAGCTGTCATGTCTGGATCTCTGTGCTGTAGATCTCTCTGTTCAGAGTGAGTCTGGTTTGCACTGGCTGCAGCTCCTCTATTTATACTCCCAAATCTCCATATGAATGTGTGAGGCTTGAGCTTGTTGGAGTTTCTCACCGTTTGGAGCCAATGGAAGAGCTCAGACAGACAATGAGGGATGTGGAGCGCCACATGCTCAATGATCCTCCATCAGGAGCTCAAAGGAGCAGGTGGAGAGTGACTCTGGGAAAGTGCTGAGAGCTCATGTTCACATCAATGACACTGAAGCAGCACACGCTCATCATTACTAGAAACACACGTGGAGACAGTGAGCACACATACGTCACTGTCCACAAATATGTATAtgcatacatgtatgtatgtatatatatatatatatatatatatatatatatatatatatatatatatatataaatatatgacccTGGTCTACAAAACgagtcataagggtacatttttaGAGATTGACATTTATACTTcacatgaaagctgaataaatacgtTTTCTAttcatgtatggtttgttaggattggacaatatttggccgagatacaataaTCAAATAATTTGCTACAAAtgtaccccagcaacttaagactggttttgtgctccagggtcacatatgaatgtgtttgtttgtttgtcaaagGATGAATTTATTTATGTTAGAAAATGTTTGATGTATAACTTATTTCTTACATTATTGACTAAATTTAAGTGCATAAGTTTCTAGATTTAAGATTTAGCATGTTGTaattcataaaacatgtcataatttattcagcattgtcattgctggggaagtcgtggcctggtggttagagaatcggactcacaatcgaagggttgtgggttcgagtcttgggccggcaggaattgtgggtggggggagtgcatgtacagttctctcacctccctcaataccatgacttaggtgcccttgagcaaggcattgaacccccaactgcttcccgggcgccgcaggataaatggctgcccactgctccgggtgtgtgctcacagtgtgtgtgtgtgtgttcactgctctgtgtgtgtgcacttcggatgggttaaatgcagagcacaaattctgagtatgggtcaccatacttggccgaatgtcacttcacttcacttcacttcacttgctGTGGTGACGTCACACTccagatgaagtgtgtgtgtgtgctggtcagTGTGAGTTGATCTCATGTGTGGTTCCCACACTGACTCTCTGTGTTCACATCAATGGAGCACAAAAGCATCAGAGTCCTGAATGGAGCTTTAGTGACGCTGAAGACTCGGTGATCAACCTGAGAAAACCTCCTGAcgggctgaaaaaaaaagaaatttacttaatttcacattttaaatgtcattgcataaactagtaaaaaaaattctgcattgcAAATAAAACCTAAAAGGCTTCTGTATACATCAAATCGTTCAGCAGCTCATCATATATAAAAGTGCTTGGAGAGCCGCAGCTCTTGGGGTTTTCGCAAACTTGGCTCTAATGGATGCTGACTGAACAACAAAAGTGTTGTCTCTTTATCTGTTTTTATCCACTCACACACCTTTGTCCTCAGGACGTTTCACTCTGCTGGTCATTACCGTAGTTAGAATCAATCATGAAACTGCCACAAACACACCTAGAATTGAGGTCAACTGAGACTTTTTGAGTCTTGTTGGATGAATGTATATGGATGATTCCTTACTATCTTTACAATCTCATAACTATTGGagaccaaaaagaaaaagaaaaaggtcaCAAATTAATTAAAGCATATTAGTGACTATAATTAACCCAAAAGTTCTAAAGAAACGGTTGTGTTACTAACAGCAGATGAATGCCTATATCTAAGTTGCGATTACCAGTTATTTTCCAGGATTTCAAACTACTTTCCATCATTTTGATGGATAGAAAATGCTAATAGTTATTagaaaaacaagtaaaataaacTGGTAATGGAGGTCCATTACCGGAAATGTCaccatattttaaaatgcaggatTGTTtggaaaaagttaatttaaatgtgcttgtgtaaatgtgtgtatgcCTTTAACActaataaatacaaacatttctCTTACTGCAAGTCATGTTATCTGTGTCCAAATAATTGTAATCAGGTAAAATAGTGGTTTGGTCAACCCATGTCCTTTACAGGTAATTCAGACACACTGATAACCTAAAAAGCTCTTACACCAAAATGATtagacataataaaattaaaagaagacataGATGCAattcaatcatttattttataaaaaaacaaactagAGCATTATACAAATGATTCAAAACATCATCACAAAAATAACCAAATGATACACtgtatctttaaaaaagaaatacatttctgttttTGCATGTCCTCAAAATGAGAGCATGGTCAAATGGTTTTAAAAACATTCAGTAAATGTCTCTTCAAGAGAAAAATACAGCAGAATCTTATATCTAAATGCACAAAATGCATCCTCAGCTTGGTGGTTTCATTACACTCAATGCACAATTTCCTTTATGTTTATATTCTTGTCTTTACAAAGACATAATCAGTCCTTTAGAGGGAATAAAAAGCAAAGTGCTATTTTCCTCTGAGGTAGATGTGCGAGCACATGAGATCCGATCAAGTGCTTGTCTTGTTGAACCTTTTCATGTACAGGTCAGTCTGTGATGGACGTTGACTTTAAAACAATGGCGTAATGTCCTGATCTGGAGTGGGAGAAAGATGCAGAATTTCACGAGAACACCTGGAGTAGCCGCTGGGGAAGATTAAGGCCTTCTTTGAGCTGAAGAAGGACACGGTCTTCTCCAAAATGTCGGATGTGGGAATACCGTGTTGGAGGTGGTCTTCAAAAGAAGATTTCAGTTTCTCCACTTTGCTGAAACATTTTCTCTCCAAGCTGTAGAGTTTGCACCTGCAATCCAGAAGAAAACATCTTTagtgtcattttaagtatatataaataatatcaagcagtaaaattaaaccctgcaggTTCCTTTCAATGCCTTTCTTACCTAGCATGGTGAACGTTGTCTTGAGAAGTGATGTCCATGTAGGAAGGCATGTTTGGTGTTGATGCTCAGTTTCGTTGGTTGAGAGTTTATAAATCTGAAGCTGAGAGATCTGTGTGGCTCTTTTTCAGTGGCTAAAACAAATCTCACACAAGACCCTCTATCTAGCCCACTTTTATACCAAAATATATCCATAGCCAGCCAATCAGAGGAAAATGGAACAATAGGGTTGACATAATAGTCACTGGTCCGTGGGCTTTTAATTGAGCTCTTTAGTGGACGGGTGGGATATTTTCAATAGTGCcatctggagggtcagctgtggGAGAATAATTGAGGGCATGAGCACTCAGGATTTCGCTGTTCTCACAGTTTGATTAGCAATGGGGATTTGTggaaatatttactgtatgtgatGATTCAATGGCAAACTGAATTTATAGTTGGATGTAAAGTGGTTTATAACCACAATTTAagctttcatttttaatgaatgttCACTTAATATCTACCGCCAgtgttaaataacaataaaaatatcagttttaatttaaaatagatttaattttttagttATAACTTCGAAAACATTTCACAgagaatatattaaaaaaaaaaaaaacataagtgatACATCactaaaaagttataaaaaaaatattgcattcaatATGTAGCATTGGGGATTTATTGAAAGTGTTTGCTGTATtcttataattaaaaaagaaatgcagttaattaaatgagtttaaataaatgttatgtgtatttttattgattattcTATTTTTCTAATCAATATTCACTTGCAATCAAGAACAAAATACAGTGGTAATATTTGTAGATAAAGATTTTTTTGTAACTATTAATAGATAGTGTTTTTAAAAGGTCACTTATGTGCTTTACAGAatgaaatcaaaacacaaaagtttataaaaatctataaaatggaTCACTGAAATGCTCACAACACATTAAGTAcgtaaataaatcaacaaaaagtTGATAAGCATGCTTCAGGCTTTCCTCCAGAAACCCAGTTAGTCCAGTCCTGTGGGAGCCGACACACTTCTATTGTGTGAGTGATTTAATGATGATACAGAAGTGTGGGAAGCTGTGTGTCTCTGTGGCTCCACCAGATCCAGGAGCGCTGGGGCGTGTGATCGGGGTCCACATTGTGCCATGaaccagctgtgtgtgtgtgtgtgtgtgtgtgtgtgtgtgtgtgtgtgtgtgtgtgtgtgaaacacaaTCCTGAGGACAGGTACAACCACAGGACTCATAGAACAGCTGCTTCACCAGAATATCCTGTTACACTGATCTAAAATACTGTTTCATTACAGCATTTTAACTGATTATAAACTGTGTTGATTTTATTCATAAACGATTAAACTCCTGGAGAAACGTGTGTTTGTATAAATGCACACATGAAAGTGTGTatgcattacaattttttttaaaaatgtcattgcTTTGCTCATTTTTATGATACTGTGTGGTTATTTTAGAGGAAATGAAATCTCAGTATGGCACTGATTTGGTTATGACATTGCTTCAGTGTCACTGATGTGAACATGAGCTCTCAGCACTTTCCCAGAGTCACTCTCCACCTGCTCCTTTGAGCTCCTGATGGAGGATCATTGAGCATGTGGCGCTCCACATCCCTCATTGTCTGTCTGAGCTCTTCCATTGGCTCCAAACGGTGAGAAACTCCAACAAGCTCAAGCCTCACACATTCATATGGAGATTTGGGAGTATAAATAGAGGAGCTGCAGCCAGTGCAAACCAGACTCACTCTGAACAGAGAGATCTACAGCACAGAGATCCAGACATGACAGCTACAATCATCTCAAAGGAGCTTCTCCCTCTCAACAACAAGGTACATTCACATCCTACTTACAGCAGCATTACTGCAGCAGCTTTCACGGCTCTTCTCAATCACTGGTTTATTCCAAGGCCACTTCTCTGATGCTTTTCTGTCTTCATTTGCAGCTGAGAAAGCCGATGGTGGAGAAGATGTGCAGAGATCGTATCAACAGCAGCATCGAGCAGCTCAAGTGTCTTCTGGCTCCAGAGTTCCTCGAGCAgcagactgattcaagctgatttCCTGGAGATGATACCCAGCAGAAGCATCTACTGAAACACCAGTGGTTTCTAAAACATCTGATGAAGTAAAAGTGGCTGTTCCTCTATCAGCTGCACTTCACAGTAACAGCAAATGCATTGATTTAAACACCTGACACCTGAAGGAAAGCAAACAAGGAAAACAAGTCTATATCAGACACCGAGGATGTGAACCACATTTTAGTTCACAATATTTCTTTCTGATGTGCAAAGACTGCTAATCTGTGTCAGATTTTATAATTCACATCGATGTTAGGTGCAACTTAGTTTAATTGGATTTGATTTTATGAATCCAGTTTTGTTTCCAATACTGGATATGTGTTGTGTATTGTTGAATACATTTGTATACACCTTCAGTGAAGgccaattacattttttattacacaATGGTAAATCTTTTCTTTATGTGAAGTACAAATATCCCATATTGGGAGctggtttttaatattttgtcagTATGATAAACACTCAGTTGTCCTCATAGGACATTTAATCATATCATAGAATCACATCTAAATGTGGTTCAGTGTTTTTTCTGCCATGCAAATAACTCACTTTTGTTGAGTTTGACACCTGTGGATGTATATGTCATCATAAAATTTTGATTAACCCTTAATTACCTTGACATTAAGCACTACTCTTTCTGGTATGCTTTACTTTCACCCCTCATGTGGAGGAATGTTAATATGTCACATGACTTTTGTaaagtttaataaaatgtatttgatgtgAATTCCAAtatgtgtttaatatttttggagaCCTTTTAATGCAAATGTTGTGATATGTCATCACCAATTTATTTGCTTTCATAATGAAATCATGTcatcacaaaataataaaaacaagttCAAATGTACTTTCTGCTGTTGCATTCTGTTTTGtcataaaatgtcatattttaaacACGGTCATGAAAAGAAAGGAATATTTTgtacaattaaaattatttagattGTTAATATTTGAGCAATAAAGTTTTTCTAGTATTTTCCAGTTAATATTTTGCAATAGTACgtcagtatttattaataattcttACACAAACAAAACTTGATTGCCACAAAAAAAGCTCTTAATGGAATAATTATATGTACAGCAAGAATTAAAAAAGTGGAGcgaaaatcttggattttttctttttcagtaaaCTTTTCTGATTATACTCTCttccacttatttatttatttatttttgttttatttatttttttgtggaaattctCATCAAAAGAGTTTCTAAAAATAAGATTAGGTCAGATACTGTGattatttgatttttaaattaGATCCCGCGGGGAAATTATGCCAATTAAGTCCAGAAATATTGAAAAGTAATTCTACAGCAAACTGCTTGAAGTGACAAAAATATAGTTTTCTCATTACTCAGGTGTTAATAATCTGAATTGTTTTAATCCAAGGAAACCATAAATgaccagatatttgaaatgcagttTTATTCTTAGTAAATATGGATTAATTTATCTTCAAAATATAAAGAGACAGAAAGGATTGTCAGCTGTTTAAATCACGTTGCAAGTGTTTCAGATTCCTAATTGATTCATATTACTTGTGTCAGAGAAGCAACTAGTAGCCAGTTTGACCAGTTTGAAAGCAGTAATCATTTGGAGACGTGTGTCTGCTGTGGGTTTCAGTAGGACACGTCTATTGTTGTGTAACTGAATTTAGTGAATGACCAGAGCGTGAGAAACTGAACTCACTCAAAGACCCTCAGAGACAATAGAACTCAACTAACAGACTTGATCAGATTGGACTTTATACTATTTTTTACTTCGTACAGTGATTGTATAAGTCCACAATGAAAAGAACTGaatcatatgttttattttaagaaattagtCTTCAGATTCATgtgaaaatgttctttatttCAGCATATCTTCAGCATCAGAGGCGTGAGAAAGCTTGTAGGGAGTCTGTCCTGTATTAAGGCTCATTATCATGTGAATAGACACACTTctattgttgtgtgtgagaaactcTGGAGAACAGAGTCACAGTTCTCGTGTCATTAGCATCCTAAACCCCAACACAAGCTCAGGATTCAACAAACACACAAGGGAGAACACACACTTCTGGATATTTACATGCATGAGCTTGACGAGCTGGTTTTATGATGTCACTGATGATGTCATCAGCAGCGGGAACagaatttctgtttattttcacagtttttattaTCACAGTTGATTTTCCTTTATGCATCATGAGCTTTTAAAATTACTTAACTTTTGCATCATATGCTCAAgacacttttgtcatttaaatacaaACATAACTCATAAATGTtactaaaatctaatttaaaaaaaacagctttgataAAAAAAGTGATGTTTTGCATATGCCatgataaatttaataaaatacttatttttgcatattctcattGCATGAGACTATTTCTGATCAGAAGGTGTTTGATGACATGTTGCTGTTCATCAGGAGGTTTTCCTCCAGATGGTTGGTGACGTCAGGTTGATCACCGAGTCTTCAGCGTCACTAAAGCTCCATTCAGGACTCTGATGCTTTTGTGCTCCATTGATGTGAACACAGAGAGTCAGTGTGGGAACCTCACATGAGATCAACTCACActgaccaacacacacacacacacacacatctggagTCCTGGAGTCTCAGACAATGGAGACAATGACGTCTGAATTCCAGCGCACAACTCTAAAGCTTTAGATATAAATGCAATCATCTGTAAACATCTAGAAAAATGAATTTTATGGCACTGCATACATGAGTATAAGTACAACACACATATGGATATGGTTAACTAAAACAAGGTGAccatatttattcattcacaaataaaaaattgtttttaatcatatttgaaaaatgtttaagTAATAATTACAAtagttcatttttaaataatattaaatatttttattttttttcatttaatatgatGAATAAAAATAGAGCTGTCTGATGCTCTGCAAAGCTTCTCCACGTGTGTTTCTAGTAATGATGAGCGTGTGCTGCTTCAGTGTCACTGATGTGAACATGAGCTCTCAGCACTTTCCCAGAGTCACTCTCCACCTGCTCCTTTGAGCTCCTGATGGAGGATCATTGAGCATGTGGCGCTCCACATCCCTCATTGTCTGTCTGAGCTCTTCCATTGGCTCCAAACGGTGAGAAACTCCAACAAGCTCAAGCCTCACACATTCATATGGAGATTTGGGAGTATAAATAGAGGAGCTGCAGCCAGTGCAAACCAGACTCACTCTGAACAGAGAGATCTACAGCACAGAGATCCAGACATGACAGCTACAATCATCTCAAAGGAGCTTCTCCCTCTCAACAACAAGGTACATTCACATCCTACTTACAGCAGCATTACTGCAGCAGCTTTCACGGCTCTTCTCAATCACTGGTTTATTCCAAGGCCACTTCTCTGATGCTTTTCTGTCTTCATTTGCAGCTGAGAAAGCCGATGGTGGAGAAGATGTGCAGAGATCGTATCAACAGCAGCATCGAGCAGCTCAAGTGTCTTCTGGCTCCAGAGTTCCTCGAGCAgcagactgattcaagctgatttCCTGGAGATGAAGGTCAACTTCCTGCAACAACACAACTCCAGTTCACATGCTGTCAATCAAGGCTTCTTCAGGAGTGTCGGTGAGATTGTGCACTTCCTGTTCAAAGATGAGATGAAGACACAGAGCCAGAGAAGACTGCTGAAGCACGTCCAGAAGCTGCAGACATCATGTGATCAGAACAGGAGGGAAAGTGTCCTGCCAGACCAGAAGACCTCCAGCAAAGACATGAATGTCAACAAGAGCGCCATCTGGAGGCCTTGATAGAGCCTTACAGACTCAGACTGAACATCTACACTAGATTCAGTGTAGACTATTATACTTTTAGTTTCTCTTTTTGAGAAAAGTATTTCATGAGTTCCAGTTTGGAAGAGATATTTGCCCTGTTAAGTGCTCTGATGATTCAATCTTCAATGAAGATTTTTCTCTGTTTGAGAAAATGTCCTTTAACTGTTTTTAGTTTGAATCCCATCATGGCACACTGTGCCTCTGCAGGTTTAATTGGACTTATTAGTCtaaaagtgcattaaaatgcatttttcatatcctTTGGGTATAATTCTAACATTTGAGGTGATGCATTATGTGACCGTGCAGTCAAATCACCTTTATCTTAGTTTCATTTTGAAACACTTTTCATTTTTTGCAACTGGCGGAAACCATTTATTGATCTTTTGGAtcatatttgttgttttatgaTGATGATATGATGTATCAGTTTATCACTGTCCTGTATTAAAGTGCCTTATCTTGGGCTTATAATAAGTCTTTAAATCT encodes the following:
- the LOC132119212 gene encoding transcription factor HES-5-like, with the protein product MTATIISKELLPLNNKLRKPMVEKMCRDRINSSIEQLKCLLAPEFLEQQTDSKSRWWRRCAEIVSTAASSSSSVFWLQSSSSSRLIQADFLEMKVNFLQQHNSSSHAVNQGFFRSVGEIVHFLFKDEMKTQSQRRLLKHVQKLQTSCDQNRRESVLPDQKTSSKDMNVNKSAIWRP